The genome window TCTCCAGCGCAGGATTCAGGAGTACCTCACACAGGTCAGACACACACCGTCTCACTCCCAGCCTCGGCCAATCACAGGCACAGAGAGGAGGCTTCATAATCCTGCATGTTAGAATACAGATGGATAGATGATTTTTGGCTTGTGCTTGAACTCTTACAACTTAATTACAAGTCAGACGGAAACCAGTGATGTGCAATAATGACACAAAATTCTCAATAGTTTGTGGTCAAGGGttaaacaatattttgctgagtTTTAATGTGCTGGTTTAGGCATGTCATGGAAAAGTCAAGGAcattaaaactgccagtaggggGCAGCAATTCCATGTATTAATGATtgattcattgaatcattcattcaaacgatTTGTTCAAAATAACCGATTCATTTAGAAACAAAGCAAGCGAATATCTGTATGAACTGATATTTGAATCATTGACTAATAAACGAATCCGTTCGGCAACAAAACACTGCACAAATGTTCTGATCCGGCTTTATTTGGAACTATCTTCATTGGctaaatagataaaaaattataatgtgtCTAAAAAGCATGCAAttgactaaatattaataaattgtttggtaaaatgttgtataaaatctATGGAGTCAAGCACTAATATTCAGGAAAACACACTCTTGCTTGTTTCACACCATGAATTAAATGTGCACTTAACTGCATTCAGGTTTTTGTTGTTGACTGTTTGATGTGTGTTGTAGTATCCCGTGCAGGCGGAGGTTCAGAAGCTGTGGGATGAAGAGGAGCAGCGGTCCTTCAGCActgatgatgaagaggatgatgacTTCATCACAGACGCTATCACCGGTAAGCCATACCGTGCTTTACGCCCTGAGGAGGCAGAGTCTCGCAGCGATCACCTGCTCAGCCTGTGGATGAGGGCGGGGCCTGGCCGAGGGGTGGAGCTTCCCGTGGACTCGTATAAAGAGAGCGTGCTGGAGGCGGTGAGGTCCTCGCAGGTGGTTGTGATCGCAGGAGAGACGGGCTGCGGGAAGACCACACGGATCCCGCGCTTCCTGCTGGAGGGGCAGGTCAGGAGAGGAGAGGGGGCCGAGTGTAACATCCTGGTCACTCAGCCTCGCCGGATCAGCGCCGTGTCTGTGGCACACCGAGTGGCGCAGGAGATGGGACCTGCGCTCCGCCACTGCGTGGGATACCAGGCAAGAACATGCTACAGCTCtcagtctgtctgtgtttcaTGTTTGAGGGTTTGTAACcctgtgtgtgtctcaggtgcGTCTGGAGTCGCGGCCCCCGGAGCGCAGCGGTGGAGCTCTGCTCTTCCTCACCGTCGGGGTCCTGCTGCGCAAGCTCCAGTCCAACCCCGGTCTGCAGGGCATCAGTCACGTGATCGTGGACGAGGTGCACGAGAGAGACGTGAACACAGACCTGCTGCTGGCGCTGCTGCTCTCCAGCATCAAGGACAACCCAGCGCTGCGAGTGCTGCTCATGAGTGCCACCGGAGACACGCAGCGCCTCTCGCAGTATTTCGGAGGATGCCCGGTGGTGCGTGTGCCGGGGTTCATGCATCCGGTGCAGGCCCGGTTCCTGGAGGAGGTGCTGACGGAGATGGGTCGAGCGCCGCCGAGGAGAGACCGAGCGGTGAGTCTCAGACGCTTGCTTCACGCTGTGAGGACGTGTGATCATCTGCAGAGTCACGAACCGTCTTCCTTCTGTTCTGTGTCTCAAGGAAGAAAAGGATGTGGCTCCTGATCTGGATCTGGTGGCTGATGTGATCGATCACATACACAGAAACGGAGAGCCAGGTAAAGATGCTTCAGACTCATGTGATCCTCTGCAGTCAGGTGGTCGCACAagtgtgaatgatcacaaaatctCTGTCTATAGCCctgatgggtgccgtcagaataagcgtccaaacagctggtaaaaacatcccaataatccacagcactccagtccaccagtgaacatctggagaagatgcattaagatgattttaactcaaacacatagtaTATAACACTCCTCCAGTGAAGAAGTGCATCAGCTGTTGTCTCACATGAGTTCAGAGCTGGTTCTTGATCTGCAGATGTCTCTCCTGGTTCAGTCCAGGCTCTTCTTCCTCTCGTGTACTGACTGAGGTGTTTGTTCTCCGCTGCAGGAGCTGTGTTGTGTTTCCTCCCAGGATGGCAAGATATTAAAGCTGTGCAACAGAAGCTGGAAGAGAAAGCATCCTTCAGACGCGGGTCCCAGTTGATCTTACCGTGTGAGTACAGCGGCAGCCGGTTCCTGGACTCTGTGCTGTATTCGACTCTGTTAGATGATGGGTTTCTCTCTAGTGCACTCCAGTATGGCTGTCGTGGACCAGCAGACGGTGTTCCAGCGTCCTCCAGACGGACAGAGGAAGATCGTCCTGACCACAAACATCGCAGAGACCTCCATCACGATCGACGACATCGTGCACGTGGTGGACGCCGGCTGTCAGAAAGAGCAGAACTACGACCCCAGAACCAAGGTCCTCCACCCGTCCTCACGCTCTGAACACGCTCTGAACACGCTCCGAGCACACGCTCCGagtacacacagaacacacacacagaacacacacacagagcacacacacacagaacacactctgaacacacacaggagAGAGAGAACTGAGAAGATTCtagaagaaaacaaatgaaaCTTAGAATATTACTTCtaacttatatttatatatgactcCACAGACTATTTAAGAAACACCTAATAATCCATAAATACCAGAGACAAACTGACCTGAATAcagaactttaatttttttttttttttactattatttgttaaaatatttataaaattatgaatatatatttaatattttcctcTATCTCTCACACTTTTGGACTGAGTTTTGTTGATGAAGGTGAATGTATAGATCTATTGACAAACCATTGCAAAAAAGACAATGATCACTTTTCTTCTGaaggtcaaattaatttaatttgaaaacttTTCAGAGTAATATTTGATATTCTGATGTTTTGTTTAAACTATGTAGGTTTCATTAATTTGGACCTTTTTGAGCAATCATTAGTTataactttaattaatttaataaaattgtattagttCTGATggggttaatatatatatatatatatatatatatatatatatatattcaaatttctCATCAATACTGAGTTTGTGTGTGATCATATAATTTGACGTTTCAAAGAGTTTCTCAGTTTTTTAGTTAATAAAAGAGGAGTAAATGCAGTAATAAGATGGTAACATTGACTCATCAGTGAGAGGTTGCTGATCACATACAGTCTGGCTCTAGCTATTAATAATAATCCCTTTAGTGTGTCCTGGGATGCAGAGATGGCAgatgttgagtgtgtgtgtgtgtgtgtgtgtgtgtgtgtgtggccaggTGTCCGCTCTGAACACGGTCTGGATCTCACAAGCGAACGTGACTCAGAGAAGAGGGCGAGCGGGCCGCTGTCAGCCGGGTCACTGCTATCATCTCTTCCCTGGAGAACAGCTGGAGAACATGGCAGTGTTCCCGGTCCCAGAGATCCTGCGCACCCCTCTGGAGAGTGTCCTCATCCAGGCCAAGATCCACTGTCCCCACAGCAAAGTGAGCGGGACACGAGCCTCTGGTCAGCTGTGTGTGACGAGGACTGAACATGTTCTGAACCGGTTGTTGTTCCTCTGCAGGCGGTGGACTTCCTGTCACGAGTGCTGGATTCCCCGGACACTCAAGCTGTCCGAGTCGCTGTGAAGAACCTGATGGATATTGGTCAGTGTTTTTATACAGTAGTGTTAGTGTAGTGTAATCTTTTAAAGCATGTGTTCAGTGTGAAATGAAACCGGTTCATTCTGTCCTGTGCCTGGACTAAAGCCATCTCTGTGTTCATCCTGATAGTCCTGTTGTAGACAActcgtgtgtgtttgtctttcattcattatttattttaagttttaggtgagtttatttttgtacttcaacatatttaattttatcaaGGAAACatgttctttttttgtgtgttctttttgtgtgtttgttgttttagtgtattgtaatttttgttcatattttactttgattttatttttagttttttttttctgtattcattttattgtatttttgtttttgtcattcatacatttgtattaatttacttatatttttaagttttagtttattctcttttttcattgttttagtgTCACTGATATACTGTAGTAGGTTTTCTTATTTTGCTTGAATTTTATTGAtctttttaaaatctgtattcattttaattttaaagtttaaagttctGTTTTTGTCTTTCCTTCATGcatctatatattttattatttttttatttttaggtctcttttagtacttaaactttcTAATAGCTGCCAAGGAAaatttctctttatttttaaatgttaccgCTCTTCGTTTTTTCTTAGATTTAGTTTTCGGTTAGTCTCTGTTAGTACGTGATCTGTCCAGTAGCGGTCGAGGACACATCTCGTTGTGTTAGTGACCCGTGCTGACCCTGACAGAAGCACAGCTGCCTCCCTCACAtcacggctgtgtgtgtgtgtgtgtgtgtgtgtgtgtcaggcgtgCTGGACGCGTCGGAGAACCTGACGCCGCTGGGCGAGCGTGTGGCCTGTGTGTCGTGTGACCCGCGTCTGGGGAAGGTTCTGGTTCTCTCGGCTCTGTTCTCCTGTGTTCTCCCGGTCCTGTCTGTGGTGGCCTGCTTGACGCGAGATCCCTTCTATAACAGCATGCAGAACCGGGCGCTCGTCTCTAAGGTCAGAGAGTCCTCACACAGCAGCGCTCGACTGTTTCTGTGCCTGTGTTCATCTTCCTGTGGTCTGCTGTGTGTCTGCAGGCCAAGGCGTCTCTGAGCGGCTCCAGCTGCAGCGATCACCTGGTCTTCAGTCGGGTCGTCCAGAGCTGGAGAGAGCAGCAGGGACAGGACAAGCAGGAGTTTCtggacacacacactctgtctggaGCCAGTCTGCGCTTCATACACGGTGAGACCGGCACGCAGTCAAAACATGACGTTAAAACTAGAGGGTGACACGGGATTTCAAATCTGGGGGAAAGTCCCGTCCCAAAACCAGAAGAATGATTCCCATTTCCACCCACTCCCGGATTGTATATGTTTTGGCTGGAATCTGTCAGTTACAGTAAAAGAAAGAGAATACAGTAGCATGCCAACTTCATGATCTGAGCCTGGTTTGTCCTGTTTCCTCTGACAGGCCTGATGCAGCAGTTCAGTGAGAATCTGTGTGAAGCCGGTCTTCTGGAGGCTTCTGCTGAAGCTCTGCGTCTGTCGTCTCGTCTGAATCTACACAGTCATCAGGAGCAGCTGGTCAAAGCCGTGCTGAGCGCCGGCCTCTATCCTCACCTCATACAGGTGCACACACATCACATCACTTCTTATTTCTGATTTGAAAAGCATTGCATTCATTAAACGTGCACTACAGTGAAGTTATTTCTTGTGCAGAAAGCTGAATTGTAAAACCGTATAGATTTGTAATGTCAGTGTTTATTGACCACAGCACAATAACTGTATCTGACCTTCAGGTGAAAAGAGGCACAGTGACCAAAGGGGGCAGATTTCGTCCGGAGAGTGTGTCGTATCGTACCGAGAGCGGCCCTGTGCTTCTGCACCGCTCCTCCGTCAACCGGTAAACACACACTAGTTCTGGATGAAACGGGTCTTATTGTTTTTTGAGCTCAAACCTGAGTTTCTACAGGAAAATACGTTTTTGAAGACATGATACACTGAGCATTACACACATTAAATCAGAACTACGTCTGTTTTCATATTGCAGCTTTATAATGCTTTCTTATGATTGGTTTACCtgtttatttctcattttcatttagtttcaggatgtactaaaataagaaaataataaaattttagacGTTTAGACAGAATTTAAATGACGGTCTCTCAGTGATATTAAAGTAACTTCCTCTACATCTCACTGGTCCTCTGAAGATCAGATCTAATCTGTTGGTCTCTCTGATTCTGGATGAGCATCGTTCGAGTGTCTGTGCACTGTTAAATCATGAAGCGGTTCTTCTTCTTGTGTTGGTGTCTTTCAGAGGAAATCCGGATCTGTCGAGTCGCTGGCTCACCTTCTTCTCTGCggtcaaatcaaacggtcaggtGTTCATCAGAGACTCGTCGGTGGTTCATCCGCTGGCCCTGCTGCTCCTCACAGACTGTGACCTCAGCGAGAGAGGTCAAGCACAGCTCCAGTGCTCCCCTAGTGGAGGAAAACTGACCTGTTGATTAATCAATTACTGAGATGAGACAACACTAACTGTGACTATAGCCAACGGTCACTATCATTAATGAAAAAAGATGAAGCTAAAATCTagtttcaaccttttttttttactttctaaaatTCAGACCTTCACAAGTTTGTGTGCGGTTGCCAGATACCAGACATTTAATCCCCCACACACTCAGAGCTTCGCTCTATAAATAGATCAGTTTAACCAGTTTTCCTAATGTAGAAAGTGTTTATATTTCTGATAATATAATAAATCCGTAAACCAGATGAGGTTTAATACAGCATGTGTGCTTACCGGAGAAAGTGCAGTTATTTTCATGCAATTTCTCAAATCATAATTTTGTGCAGAATAATTGTGATTATTAGTTTAACTATTATGCAGCATGACTACGTTTTATTTGACTAAAACTATACTAGCGTATTGGTCAGTGTATGTGTGCTCTGAaatgctgtctgtgtgtgttgctcaGTTGTTGGAGACGGTGTGGAGGTGGTGTTACCCGGTCACTCTCTCATCCGATGGGAGTTTCCTCCTCACGTCTGGGAGTTACTGTGGGATCTGCGCACGTCCCTGCAGGCCATGATCCACCGCAGACTGCGCTCCGACCGCAGAGCCTCCTCGGACGACTGGAAGGACCAAGAGCTCATCGCTTTATTAGTGGAGCTGCTGAATAACACGGATCCGGAGTCTGCCAGCGATCAGGAAGAGTTCAGCACAGAACACACTGGATCTGAGCGTCTGTAACATCCACATTCCCAACACTTCTGCACATCGCACACAATCAGGGCTCCATCAGTCaagctgcttttatttattaagttaaaGATTGGTGGCATTTCTCATCAGCAGACGATGCAAAACCCCAGAATGTTTTTGCACCGAGGTATTTTCATAAAGTCGGGAGACTTGCATGAGAATACATCTTCACTTAATATCAGCGTGCCTGAGGATGAATGAAAACTGCTATAATACTAAACTCTTATGTCTGTGAGGGCGGGACAAATAATGTAACACTTTGCTTAATTTATTGTCCAATTAAACGTTCAAAACATATCCTGGTCATTTGatgcaaaagtattgtttttcttctacttttttattttttttaagccttAAACTTGACTTGTTGAAAATGTTCAGGTGGCTCCGTTAACTTGAGCATTTGAACCAGTTTAACATTTTCAATGAAACTATCAACAAAAACTAGGATTTCTGCACAGAAACACCGTTCTAAGTAAGAAGCATCTGGCTCACAGAGTCGATTGCATTGAAGCAAGTGAGTTTCTGACatgagacacatgcacacactgtgTAAAACTGAATTTAATAATACATCTATGATTCAGTGTAACTGAAATCT of Carassius gibelio isolate Cgi1373 ecotype wild population from Czech Republic chromosome A2, carGib1.2-hapl.c, whole genome shotgun sequence contains these proteins:
- the dhx30 gene encoding ATP-dependent RNA helicase DHX30, with protein sequence MAASCAALMRARALVTLGRKQIEIKKDVWSNWTSVCHYRTKAGVTHKHRRSSPETGPEGPDLLREFPQPKNLLFATLSKCLRVSDLSQYIQYSCTDGEVKRATVTLQWPVRLETEGFGARRVEAERQAAAAALYKLRELGVLSQGSSVTGMTRRKGRQKSVWEDEEDGAVLDRLKYLPFQKKTQKERAQGPIEEDPAVTEALSIFPKPKAVLGSVIQVATSSNRVRELLQYRTTGGKVKTCELTVRWPEEMTFTAHGRRRLEAETNAAALACLRFKELNLLDEQNHPLTHAGYHQRDVREAGERHRRPCRVLIASDLQRRIQEYLTQYPVQAEVQKLWDEEEQRSFSTDDEEDDDFITDAITGKPYRALRPEEAESRSDHLLSLWMRAGPGRGVELPVDSYKESVLEAVRSSQVVVIAGETGCGKTTRIPRFLLEGQVRRGEGAECNILVTQPRRISAVSVAHRVAQEMGPALRHCVGYQVRLESRPPERSGGALLFLTVGVLLRKLQSNPGLQGISHVIVDEVHERDVNTDLLLALLLSSIKDNPALRVLLMSATGDTQRLSQYFGGCPVVRVPGFMHPVQARFLEEVLTEMGRAPPRRDRAEEKDVAPDLDLVADVIDHIHRNGEPGAVLCFLPGWQDIKAVQQKLEEKASFRRGSQLILPLHSSMAVVDQQTVFQRPPDGQRKIVLTTNIAETSITIDDIVHVVDAGCQKEQNYDPRTKVSALNTVWISQANVTQRRGRAGRCQPGHCYHLFPGEQLENMAVFPVPEILRTPLESVLIQAKIHCPHSKAVDFLSRVLDSPDTQAVRVAVKNLMDIGVLDASENLTPLGERVACVSCDPRLGKVLVLSALFSCVLPVLSVVACLTRDPFYNSMQNRALVSKAKASLSGSSCSDHLVFSRVVQSWREQQGQDKQEFLDTHTLSGASLRFIHGLMQQFSENLCEAGLLEASAEALRLSSRLNLHSHQEQLVKAVLSAGLYPHLIQVKRGTVTKGGRFRPESVSYRTESGPVLLHRSSVNRGNPDLSSRWLTFFSAVKSNGQVFIRDSSVVHPLALLLLTDCDLSERVVGDGVEVVLPGHSLIRWEFPPHVWELLWDLRTSLQAMIHRRLRSDRRASSDDWKDQELIALLVELLNNTDPESASDQEEFSTEHTGSERL